From one Felis catus isolate Fca126 chromosome E2, F.catus_Fca126_mat1.0, whole genome shotgun sequence genomic stretch:
- the CE2H16orf46 gene encoding uncharacterized protein C16orf46 homolog isoform X1 has translation MDLCQENEAELENSENDETQSPEKTELTYTCPDERSEKNHVCCLLHISDITLEQDEKARDFVIGTGWEEAVQGWGRTSPTACIWSRKKLKKARVRESASSCLLCVSLSQGSSEAGPQSEVGKLGSVGLEKAQGSPSQTQGTRRGPTTASREISKICFPTSSQGEKKSLQIKEFIWCKEDWATPEAIRGKGPGQGPSISDSLTSRALLVLPPLKASPPYGLDVLGKKSKNFFLQPEEKVLSVEKDECVACACGLKRVDGKGEKRPVELAKHPKVNDTLPFPPRVAPAPLLADHERGCLHWSFLPEKHLVCPPNPGNVRCLATVQLLQKQGAQNYKAKFKAREPRPAVNTQKLVLTEAKQENRPKTLETKVFPKTLLPSLTVSRVVIPVSTHRLL, from the exons ATGGATCTCTGTCAGGAAAATGAGGCTGAGTTAGAAAATAGTGAAAACGATGAGACTCAAAGCCCAGAAAAAACGGAATTAACCTATACTTGCCCAGATGAAAGAAGCGAGAAGAATCACGTTTGCTGTCTTCTCCACATCAGCGACATTACGCTTGAACAAGACGAAAAAGCCCGTGACTTCGTCATCGGAACTGGATGGGAAGAAGCC GTACAAGGCTGGGGAAGGACATCTCCAACGGCCTGCATCTGGTCCAGGAAGAAGCTTAAAAAGGCGAGGGTGAGAGAAAGTGCCAGCAGCTGCTTACTCTGTGTCAGTCTCTCCCAAGGGAGTTCTGAGGCCGGGCCTCAGTCGGAGGTGGGGAAGTTGGGGTCCGTGGGTCTGGAGAAGGCTCAAGGCAGCCCCTCCCAGACTCAGGGGACCCGCCGAGGCCCCACCACTGCCTCCAGGGAGATTAGCAAGATCTGCTTTCCCACTTCCagtcagggagagaaaaaaagtctgCAAATAAAGGAGTTTATTTGGTGCAAGGAAGACTGGGCCACCCCTGAGGCTATTAGGGGCAAGGGCCCGGGCCAAGGTCCCTCCATCTCAGACTCCTTGACTTCCAGGGCCCTTTTAGTCCTACCTCCCCTGAAGGCTTCACCCCCATACGGCTTGGATGTTCTGGGTAAGAAGAGTAAGAACTTTTTCTTGCAGCCAGAAGAGAAGGTGCTGAGTGTGGAAAAGGATGAGTGTGTGGCTTGTGCGTGTGGACTGAAAAGGGTTGACGGGAAAGGTGAAAAGAGACCTGTTGAGCTGGCCAAGCACCCTAAGGTCAATGACACATTGCCTTTCCCTCCCCGGGTGGCCCCCGCACCCCTGCTGGCGGATCACGAGAGGGGCTGCCTGCACTGGTCCTTCCTGCCTGAGAAACACCTGGTGTGCCCTCCCAATCCCGGCAACGTGCGCTGTCTGGCCACCGTGCAGCTTTTGCAGAAACAGGGGGCGCAAAACTACAAAGCCAAATTCAAAGCCAGGGAGCCAAGACCTGCCGTGAACACCCAAAAGCTCGTTCTCACGGAGGCCAAGCAGGAAAACAGGCCCAAAACGTTGGAGACCAAAGTGTTCCCGAAAACTCTCTTGCCCTCCCTCACAGTGAGCAGAGTTGTTATTCCTGTCTCCACTCACAGACTCCTCTGA
- the CE2H16orf46 gene encoding uncharacterized protein C16orf46 homolog isoform X2, whose product MDLCQENEAELENSENDETQSPEKTELTYTCPDERSEKNHVCCLLHISDITLEQDEKARDFVIGTGWEEAVQGWGRTSPTACIWSRKKLKKARPEEKVLSVEKDECVACACGLKRVDGKGEKRPVELAKHPKVNDTLPFPPRVAPAPLLADHERGCLHWSFLPEKHLVCPPNPGNVRCLATVQLLQKQGAQNYKAKFKAREPRPAVNTQKLVLTEAKQENRPKTLETKVFPKTLLPSLTVSRVVIPVSTHRLL is encoded by the exons ATGGATCTCTGTCAGGAAAATGAGGCTGAGTTAGAAAATAGTGAAAACGATGAGACTCAAAGCCCAGAAAAAACGGAATTAACCTATACTTGCCCAGATGAAAGAAGCGAGAAGAATCACGTTTGCTGTCTTCTCCACATCAGCGACATTACGCTTGAACAAGACGAAAAAGCCCGTGACTTCGTCATCGGAACTGGATGGGAAGAAGCC GTACAAGGCTGGGGAAGGACATCTCCAACGGCCTGCATCTGGTCCAGGAAGAAGCTTAAAAAGGCGAGG CCAGAAGAGAAGGTGCTGAGTGTGGAAAAGGATGAGTGTGTGGCTTGTGCGTGTGGACTGAAAAGGGTTGACGGGAAAGGTGAAAAGAGACCTGTTGAGCTGGCCAAGCACCCTAAGGTCAATGACACATTGCCTTTCCCTCCCCGGGTGGCCCCCGCACCCCTGCTGGCGGATCACGAGAGGGGCTGCCTGCACTGGTCCTTCCTGCCTGAGAAACACCTGGTGTGCCCTCCCAATCCCGGCAACGTGCGCTGTCTGGCCACCGTGCAGCTTTTGCAGAAACAGGGGGCGCAAAACTACAAAGCCAAATTCAAAGCCAGGGAGCCAAGACCTGCCGTGAACACCCAAAAGCTCGTTCTCACGGAGGCCAAGCAGGAAAACAGGCCCAAAACGTTGGAGACCAAAGTGTTCCCGAAAACTCTCTTGCCCTCCCTCACAGTGAGCAGAGTTGTTATTCCTGTCTCCACTCACAGACTCCTCTGA